In Halobaculum magnesiiphilum, the following proteins share a genomic window:
- a CDS encoding cell division protein FtsZ, giving the protein MTESCEICFTAPADWEEDSIEEHVLNAHGDAQPSVRAIYGDRFAHLFEEGAGEDGDGAAGAGGPDTPAGDDDAPPDLGGAEDLGPVSMDDDGEMYGRKWFLIGIGGAGNNIVDAVLMRRDTLARNHEDRARIWQGGLAGYGLLNTNIAELEQTYYTKELKEYSRNDLLSNSIIGFGKHGYSGMGYRWSNGAKVAAADFAEGSNPFRDRWDMTSQDIRDAQAVMLVHSVTKGTGCGATPVIAEKLREEVQESGLVIDQAILSSVVIPSEGGQQSAVGGRAKTNGVIGLSRISRSADAIIPFNNDHLRRASTDIEPRIEGIDQYNPPEFADLNKPLVAFLEAFTMSSTPQLTDRDATMSIRGSVFDVADSFRLVEDKYPHDMAPEERPAVVLAPALGRLRSDDISRSSLELLTRNTLLQNRLADFDPSTAWGGNFMIYGPEEQMSDVSEFVTDGTLQEILNGDEFLDAGSRSGVETVDVQLNQLVIPYLDDVFMWGTLWNPRMPSLESMYEHAKRLKDEGQSVQAEDIRDVWNEVQPLFDCLGRSNML; this is encoded by the coding sequence ATGACCGAATCCTGCGAGATCTGTTTTACCGCACCGGCGGACTGGGAGGAGGATAGCATCGAGGAACACGTTCTGAACGCCCACGGCGACGCGCAGCCGTCGGTTCGGGCCATCTACGGCGACCGGTTCGCCCACCTCTTCGAGGAGGGCGCGGGCGAGGACGGCGACGGAGCCGCCGGAGCTGGCGGTCCTGATACCCCCGCCGGCGACGACGACGCCCCGCCCGACCTGGGCGGCGCCGAGGACCTGGGTCCGGTGTCGATGGACGACGACGGCGAGATGTACGGCCGCAAGTGGTTCCTCATCGGGATCGGCGGCGCCGGCAACAACATCGTCGACGCGGTGTTGATGCGTCGGGACACGCTCGCGCGCAACCACGAGGACCGCGCCCGCATCTGGCAGGGCGGCCTGGCGGGCTACGGCCTGCTCAACACCAACATCGCGGAGTTGGAGCAGACCTACTACACCAAGGAGCTGAAGGAGTACTCCCGCAACGACCTCCTGTCGAACTCGATCATCGGGTTCGGCAAGCACGGCTACAGCGGGATGGGATACCGCTGGAGCAACGGCGCGAAGGTGGCGGCCGCCGACTTCGCCGAGGGGAGCAACCCCTTCCGCGACCGCTGGGACATGACGAGCCAGGACATCCGCGACGCGCAGGCAGTGATGCTTGTCCACAGCGTCACGAAGGGCACCGGCTGCGGGGCGACGCCGGTCATCGCCGAGAAGCTCCGCGAGGAGGTCCAGGAGTCGGGACTCGTCATCGATCAGGCGATCCTCAGCTCCGTCGTCATTCCCTCGGAGGGCGGACAGCAATCCGCGGTGGGCGGCCGTGCGAAGACGAACGGCGTGATCGGCCTGTCGCGCATCTCGCGGTCGGCCGACGCGATCATCCCGTTCAACAACGACCACCTGCGCCGTGCGAGCACCGACATCGAGCCGCGTATCGAGGGGATCGACCAGTACAACCCGCCGGAGTTCGCGGACCTCAACAAGCCGCTGGTGGCGTTCCTGGAGGCGTTCACGATGTCGTCGACGCCGCAACTCACCGACCGCGATGCGACGATGAGCATCCGCGGGAGCGTCTTCGACGTGGCCGACAGCTTCCGGCTGGTCGAGGACAAGTATCCGCACGACATGGCGCCCGAGGAGCGCCCGGCGGTCGTGCTCGCGCCGGCGCTGGGCCGGCTTCGATCGGACGACATCTCGCGGTCGAGCCTCGAACTGCTCACGCGCAACACGCTGTTGCAGAACCGGCTCGCCGACTTCGACCCTTCGACGGCGTGGGGCGGCAACTTCATGATCTACGGGCCGGAGGAGCAGATGTCGGACGTCTCCGAGTTCGTAACCGACGGGACGCTTCAGGAGATCCTCAACGGCGACGAGTTCCTCGACGCCGGCTCGCGCTCGGGCGTCGAGACCGTCGACGTGCAGCTGAACCAGCTCGTCATCCCGTACCTCGACGACGTGTTCATGTGGGGGACCCTGTGGAACCCACGGATGCCGTCGCTGGAGTCGATGTACGAGCACGCCAAGCGCCTGAAGGACGAGGGCCAGAGCGTGCAGGCGGAGGACATCCGCGACGTGTGGAACGAGGTGCAGCCGTTGTTCGACTGCCTCGGCCGGTCCAACATGCTGTGA
- a CDS encoding DUF5518 domain-containing protein, producing the protein MKIDWYAVLTGFAVALGLSIVLSFVTPLSGNSVLLLAAPGLIGGFVAGYMVSGVTPGAIHGGLATVIGAIAVLAVLLVLQSLAAGLVTAAITLVSGVTALIAQAIPGAAAGALGGWMKERREPEATGTTTTR; encoded by the coding sequence ATGAAGATAGACTGGTACGCAGTCCTGACAGGGTTCGCAGTCGCGCTCGGGTTGAGCATCGTGCTATCGTTCGTAACGCCGCTGTCGGGGAATTCGGTGCTGCTGCTCGCGGCGCCGGGGCTGATCGGCGGCTTCGTCGCTGGGTACATGGTCTCGGGGGTTACTCCCGGTGCCATCCACGGCGGGCTCGCGACCGTCATCGGCGCGATCGCAGTGCTTGCTGTGTTGCTCGTGTTGCAGTCGCTTGCGGCTGGGCTGGTGACGGCGGCGATCACGCTGGTCTCGGGCGTGACCGCGCTGATCGCCCAGGCGATCCCGGGCGCCGCCGCGGGCGCCCTCGGCGGCTGGATGAAGGAACGGCGCGAGCCGGAGGCGACCGGAACGACGACGACGCGGTGA
- a CDS encoding cytochrome d ubiquinol oxidase subunit II — protein MTSVEALAAGPLFGLPLPELWFALVFAMLGTFLFLDGFDFGAGAIFATLEDGEARETVLSAIGPFWDGNEVWLVVFGGALFAAFPAVYANLFSRHYLLMFGILGALILRGLAPEMYEQRHDERWQRWWGRSFIAGSVLAPFLLGAFAGNWLVGSPRSFTLAGIVVGVTVTALTVVSGAAFLRLKAADALPASVRRIGLGAVAAYLLSVVVTLGVLAVRLPAGVDALVTAPVIALVVASVALAGGYALALRRGANLAALAAAAGLTYGLVSVVALLMYPSMDPAAGLTVGEAIVSTLPLNLMSIGAALLLPLVATYFVVLYSAFSGPISAGEAY, from the coding sequence ATGACTAGCGTCGAGGCGCTCGCGGCGGGCCCGTTGTTCGGACTGCCGCTGCCGGAGCTGTGGTTCGCCCTCGTGTTCGCCATGTTGGGGACGTTCCTGTTTCTCGACGGCTTCGACTTCGGCGCCGGCGCGATCTTTGCGACGCTGGAGGACGGCGAGGCGCGCGAGACCGTCCTCTCGGCGATCGGTCCGTTCTGGGACGGTAACGAGGTCTGGCTCGTCGTCTTCGGCGGGGCCCTGTTCGCGGCGTTCCCGGCCGTGTACGCCAACCTGTTCAGCCGCCACTACCTCCTCATGTTCGGTATCCTCGGCGCGCTCATCCTCCGCGGGCTCGCGCCGGAGATGTACGAACAGCGCCACGACGAGCGCTGGCAGCGCTGGTGGGGCCGCTCGTTCATCGCCGGGAGCGTGCTCGCGCCGTTTCTCCTCGGCGCGTTCGCGGGCAACTGGCTCGTCGGCAGCCCTCGCTCTTTCACCCTCGCCGGGATCGTCGTCGGGGTCACGGTCACGGCGCTGACGGTCGTCTCCGGGGCCGCGTTCCTCCGCTTGAAGGCCGCGGACGCGCTTCCGGCGTCGGTGCGGCGGATCGGCCTCGGCGCTGTCGCGGCGTACCTGCTCTCGGTGGTCGTGACCCTCGGCGTCCTCGCAGTTCGCCTTCCCGCCGGCGTCGACGCGCTGGTGACGGCGCCGGTGATCGCGCTCGTCGTCGCCTCCGTCGCGCTGGCGGGCGGGTACGCGCTCGCGCTTCGGCGCGGGGCGAACCTCGCCGCTCTCGCGGCGGCCGCGGGGCTGACGTACGGGCTCGTCTCGGTCGTCGCGCTGCTCATGTATCCGAGCATGGACCCTGCCGCAGGCCTTACCGTCGGCGAGGCGATCGTCTCGACGTTGCCGTTGAATCTCATGTCGATCGGCGCCGCGCTGTTGTTGCCGCTCGTGGCGACGTACTTCGTCGTCCTCTATTCGGCGTTCAGCGGACCGATATCCGCCGGGGAGGCGTACTGA
- a CDS encoding cytochrome ubiquinol oxidase subunit I: MIDPVLASRLQFALTTIVHIVFPVMSMGLAPFLIYFTWREIRGGDPVYEQLRRFWTKIFAISFVVGTVTGIVLEFEFGTNFAAFSTAAGELFGGPLAVEGMMAFMLEATFLGIFVFGRERVSDRLYMISSVAVGLGTWLSAVWILIANSWMQTPRGYEVATENGQPVIHLVDPIAAYLNPRFGFMFVHMQNAAVESVALFMAGVAAYYVYRHHVWGYPVEHVAFWQKTLKIALVALLLTAPLQVLHGDLYARHVYETQPQKFAAMEAVWDTEAYVPEYIFAIPTDLSQITDPRAKELFGIGIPGGASWLASGGNPNAEIRGLNSFESEAPPVAIVFWSFRAMVGLGFWFILLAFWGGYRWYTGELFEDGLLHKSLMASSLLGILAVELGWVVTEVGRQPWVIQGVLKTSEGVSPGLTGTEAMITLSGFATVYTAILAVYTYVIVRLIRSGPPDEADLDSVPDRRPESDAAPAGVSDDD; encoded by the coding sequence ATGATAGATCCAGTCCTCGCGAGCCGGCTCCAGTTCGCCCTGACGACGATCGTCCACATCGTCTTCCCGGTGATGAGTATGGGCCTCGCGCCGTTTCTTATCTATTTCACGTGGCGCGAGATCCGCGGCGGCGACCCGGTGTACGAGCAGCTTCGACGCTTCTGGACCAAGATCTTCGCCATCTCGTTCGTTGTCGGGACGGTGACGGGGATCGTGTTGGAGTTCGAGTTCGGGACGAACTTCGCGGCGTTCTCGACGGCCGCGGGCGAGTTGTTCGGCGGGCCGCTCGCCGTCGAGGGCATGATGGCGTTCATGCTGGAGGCCACGTTCCTCGGCATCTTCGTGTTCGGGCGCGAGCGGGTGTCCGATCGCCTGTACATGATCTCCAGCGTCGCGGTGGGCCTCGGGACCTGGCTGTCGGCCGTCTGGATCCTCATCGCGAACTCGTGGATGCAGACCCCGCGAGGCTACGAGGTCGCCACCGAGAACGGGCAGCCGGTCATTCACCTCGTCGACCCGATCGCGGCGTACCTGAATCCGCGGTTCGGGTTCATGTTCGTCCACATGCAAAACGCCGCGGTCGAATCGGTCGCGCTGTTCATGGCCGGCGTCGCGGCGTACTACGTCTACCGCCACCACGTCTGGGGGTATCCCGTCGAGCACGTCGCGTTCTGGCAGAAGACCCTCAAGATCGCGCTTGTCGCGTTGCTGCTCACCGCTCCCCTCCAAGTGCTTCACGGCGATCTGTACGCCCGCCACGTCTACGAGACGCAGCCGCAGAAGTTCGCCGCGATGGAGGCCGTCTGGGACACCGAGGCGTACGTCCCGGAGTACATCTTCGCGATCCCGACGGACCTGAGCCAGATCACCGATCCCCGCGCGAAGGAGCTGTTCGGGATCGGGATCCCCGGCGGCGCCTCCTGGCTGGCGAGCGGGGGGAACCCGAACGCCGAGATCCGCGGACTGAACTCCTTCGAATCGGAGGCGCCGCCGGTCGCCATCGTGTTCTGGTCGTTCCGTGCGATGGTCGGGCTGGGCTTTTGGTTCATCCTCCTGGCGTTCTGGGGCGGCTACCGGTGGTACACCGGGGAACTGTTCGAGGACGGGCTGCTCCACAAGTCGCTGATGGCTTCGAGCCTGCTCGGGATCCTCGCGGTCGAGCTCGGGTGGGTCGTCACCGAGGTCGGCCGACAGCCGTGGGTGATTCAGGGCGTGCTCAAGACGAGCGAGGGGGTCTCGCCGGGACTGACCGGTACCGAGGCGATGATCACGCTGTCGGGATTCGCCACCGTCTACACCGCGATCCTCGCGGTGTACACGTACGTCATCGTGCGGCTCATCCGGAGCGGACCGCCGGACGAGGCGGACCTCGATTCGGTTCCGGACCGACGGCCGGAGTCGGACGCGGCACCCGCGGGGGTGAGCGACGATGACTAG
- a CDS encoding DsrE/DsrF/DrsH-like family protein, whose amino-acid sequence MSADTPESSAAGDAEADAEELTEAKLRARVEELEDSVARLEADADDGPKKLTIIATKGTFDMAYPPLILASTAAAFGWEVVVFHTFWGLDILHEENSKSLQLSAVGNPNMPMPNALAALPGMDRMATKLMERRIDDNGTATIEELVEVSLEQGVELQACQMTIDLMDYDEDDFYDEVVTGVGAATALQHMAESDVQLLV is encoded by the coding sequence ATGAGCGCCGACACTCCCGAATCCTCGGCCGCCGGCGACGCCGAAGCCGACGCGGAGGAGCTGACCGAGGCGAAACTTCGAGCACGCGTCGAAGAGCTTGAAGATTCTGTCGCGCGGCTGGAGGCCGACGCCGACGACGGCCCGAAGAAGCTGACCATTATCGCCACGAAGGGGACCTTCGACATGGCGTATCCGCCGCTCATTCTGGCGTCGACCGCGGCCGCCTTCGGTTGGGAGGTCGTCGTGTTCCACACCTTCTGGGGACTGGACATCCTCCACGAGGAGAACTCCAAGAGCCTCCAGCTGTCTGCCGTCGGCAACCCGAACATGCCGATGCCGAACGCGCTGGCGGCCCTGCCCGGAATGGATCGCATGGCGACGAAACTGATGGAGCGGCGGATCGACGACAACGGGACCGCCACCATCGAGGAACTCGTCGAGGTCTCGCTCGAACAGGGGGTCGAGCTGCAGGCGTGTCAGATGACGATCGACCTGATGGACTACGACGAGGACGACTTCTACGACGAGGTGGTCACCGGCGTCGGCGCGGCCACCGCGCTCCAGCACATGGCGGAATCTGACGTGCAACTGCTCGTTTGA
- a CDS encoding sulfurtransferase TusA family protein → MNDTYDVTETLDVTGESCPMPVVKTKSAVDGIDEGDTLEVVATDPGSMSDIDGWAAGTDGVDLLDQIDDGDEFRHYVRKTA, encoded by the coding sequence ATGAACGACACATACGACGTTACCGAGACGCTCGACGTGACAGGCGAATCGTGCCCGATGCCCGTCGTGAAGACGAAGTCAGCCGTGGACGGAATCGACGAGGGCGATACCCTCGAAGTGGTTGCGACCGACCCCGGCAGCATGAGCGACATCGACGGGTGGGCCGCCGGGACCGACGGCGTCGACCTGCTCGATCAGATCGACGACGGCGACGAGTTCAGACACTACGTTCGGAAAACCGCGTAA
- a CDS encoding MBL fold metallo-hydrolase — protein sequence MNPDDFPTPDADADIVPPESLKSRIDAGEESTLLDVRMTSEYEEWKIAGETVESINVPYFEFLDDEIDDDVLDRIPDDREVTVVCAKGGASEFVAGTLLDHGYDVNNLEDGMNGWARIYERTAVTNYDGPGTLYQYHRPSSGCLGYLLVDGDEAAVVDPLRAFTDRYLDDAEELGAELIYALDTHVHADHISGVRALNGEGVEGVVPEPAVDRGITYADELTTAVDGDEFAVGDATIEAMHTPGHTSGMTSYLLGGSLLATGDGLFIESVARPDLEAGDEGAEDAARMLYESLQERVLRLPDGTLIGGAHVSDSAVPAEDGTYTAPIVDLTDRMDALSMDKDEFVETVLADMPPRPANYEEIIATNLGQRTADDEEAFTLELGPNNCAASQESLADD from the coding sequence ATGAATCCCGACGATTTCCCGACGCCCGACGCGGACGCCGATATCGTCCCTCCCGAGTCGCTGAAGAGCCGGATCGACGCCGGCGAGGAGAGTACGCTGCTGGACGTGCGGATGACCTCCGAGTACGAGGAGTGGAAGATCGCCGGCGAGACCGTCGAGTCGATCAACGTCCCCTACTTCGAGTTCTTGGACGACGAGATCGACGACGACGTCCTCGACCGGATCCCCGACGACCGGGAGGTGACCGTTGTGTGCGCGAAGGGCGGCGCCAGCGAGTTCGTCGCCGGGACGCTCCTCGATCACGGGTACGACGTGAACAACCTGGAGGACGGAATGAACGGCTGGGCGCGCATCTACGAGCGCACGGCGGTCACGAACTACGACGGCCCCGGAACGCTGTATCAGTATCACCGACCCTCCTCGGGCTGTCTCGGATACCTGCTCGTCGACGGCGACGAGGCGGCCGTCGTCGATCCGCTGCGCGCGTTCACCGATCGTTACCTCGACGACGCCGAGGAACTCGGCGCAGAACTGATCTACGCCCTCGATACGCACGTCCACGCCGACCACATCTCGGGGGTGCGAGCGCTCAACGGCGAAGGAGTCGAGGGCGTCGTTCCTGAGCCCGCGGTCGACCGCGGGATCACTTACGCCGACGAACTGACGACGGCAGTCGACGGCGACGAGTTCGCGGTCGGCGACGCGACGATCGAGGCGATGCACACGCCCGGACACACCAGCGGCATGACCTCCTACCTGCTCGGCGGGAGCCTGCTCGCGACCGGCGACGGGCTGTTCATCGAGAGCGTCGCCCGCCCCGACCTCGAAGCGGGAGACGAGGGCGCCGAGGACGCCGCTCGGATGCTCTATGAGTCGTTGCAGGAACGCGTGCTGAGGCTGCCCGACGGGACGCTCATCGGCGGCGCCCACGTCAGCGACAGTGCGGTTCCCGCGGAGGACGGCACGTACACCGCGCCCATCGTCGACCTGACGGATCGAATGGACGCGCTCTCGATGGACAAGGATGAGTTCGTGGAGACGGTGCTGGCGGACATGCCACCGCGTCCCGCCAACTACGAGGAAATCATCGCGACCAACCTCGGCCAGCGAACCGCCGACGACGAGGAGGCGTTCACCCTCGAACTCGGCCCCAACAACTGCGCCGCCAGCCAGGAATCCCTGGCGGACGATTAA
- a CDS encoding YeeE/YedE family protein → MVLDPLPLQVFAEYFPNGIGRYAVGGLFVGLGAGIIYLGTGISAGASTFLESTLSYASGRSRFQQYVSSRDWRVVFAASIVAGAAIYSLTLGDGFRYSTDVQVWRLFVGGILVGVGTRVGKGCTSGHGICGVGSASRTSLVGVATFLLVAIGVAQLVAAIGVSP, encoded by the coding sequence ATGGTACTCGATCCACTTCCGCTGCAGGTGTTCGCCGAGTACTTCCCGAACGGGATCGGCCGATACGCCGTCGGCGGCCTGTTCGTTGGACTCGGCGCCGGTATCATCTACCTCGGCACCGGCATCAGTGCCGGCGCGAGCACGTTTCTCGAATCGACGCTGTCGTACGCATCGGGGCGATCCCGGTTCCAGCAATACGTCTCCTCGCGTGACTGGCGAGTAGTGTTCGCAGCCAGCATCGTCGCCGGGGCGGCGATCTACTCGCTGACCCTCGGTGACGGCTTCCGATACTCCACCGACGTGCAGGTGTGGCGCCTGTTCGTCGGCGGAATTCTCGTCGGCGTCGGCACCCGCGTCGGGAAGGGCTGTACGTCCGGTCACGGTATCTGCGGCGTCGGATCCGCCTCGCGTACGTCGCTCGTCGGCGTCGCGACGTTCCTGCTCGTCGCGATCGGCGTCGCCCAACTCGTCGCCGCGATCGGGGTGAGTCCCTGA
- a CDS encoding YeeE/YedE family protein, which produces MADTDRHPLFMPLIALGGLVFGFGLGFSHMARPEVVLDFLQFEDIGLLFVMFGGALVSGTAYFLAPKLLDGPALTNRRFERRLKSFDNNVLVGGAVFGVGWGLSGICPGAAYASLGVGNLPILWAIAGMFIGAYAQGLWRSRDDASDASPAGTD; this is translated from the coding sequence ATGGCCGACACCGACCGCCACCCATTGTTCATGCCGCTGATCGCGCTCGGCGGACTCGTTTTCGGGTTCGGCCTCGGCTTCAGTCACATGGCACGGCCGGAGGTCGTGCTGGACTTCCTCCAGTTCGAGGACATCGGACTGCTGTTCGTCATGTTCGGCGGCGCGCTCGTCTCGGGGACGGCGTACTTCCTCGCGCCGAAGCTGCTCGACGGGCCGGCGCTGACGAACCGCAGGTTCGAGCGGCGGCTGAAGTCGTTCGACAATAACGTGCTCGTCGGGGGCGCCGTCTTCGGCGTCGGGTGGGGTCTCTCGGGGATCTGCCCTGGCGCCGCCTACGCCAGCCTCGGGGTCGGCAATCTACCGATCCTGTGGGCGATCGCCGGGATGTTCATCGGCGCGTACGCCCAGGGACTGTGGCGCAGTCGCGACGACGCGAGCGACGCGTCGCCCGCGGGCACCGACTGA